A region from the Streptobacillus ratti genome encodes:
- a CDS encoding YadA-like family protein, whose product QISGEGHNISGSYGYYNGEHAFAIGLSGTNSTSNLVYRASGSLNTRGNVALGAGLGYQFDNIVTRSKEMLKLQRNGNINLLDEKVYELDNEVKALKENNKKLETRIAELENLMQKFMEDIKK is encoded by the coding sequence CACAAATAAGTGGAGAAGGACATAATATATCAGGTTCATATGGTTACTATAATGGAGAACATGCTTTTGCGATAGGGTTATCAGGAACAAATAGTACATCTAATTTAGTATATAGGGCAAGTGGGTCATTAAATACAAGAGGAAATGTAGCATTAGGAGCAGGATTAGGATATCAATTTGATAATATTGTTACAAGAAGTAAGGAAATGTTAAAATTGCAAAGAAATGGAAATATTAATTTACTTGATGAGAAAGTTTATGAATTAGATAACGAAGTTAAGGCTCTTAAGGAAAATAATAAGAAATTAGAAACTAGAATTGCAGAGTTAGAAAACTTAATGCAAAAATTTATGGAAGATATAAAGAAATAG